The following are encoded together in the Acidobacteriota bacterium genome:
- a CDS encoding TAXI family TRAP transporter solute-binding subunit: protein MRQPSVTEVPSMKNRLLMLPSVLVPPALVLALACAGGDGADGGAGNPRFLSMGTAPVGGAFPVVGGAIAEVLNDNRGENNWRVQPRGTKGSQENIRRLARGELELAMSNSAISYFAVLGESGWEQSYDIRAVATLAPNIATFIAKADSGLAAMSDLAGKRAMVGVAGAGFEMFVEPLLAAHGVTYDDFTQVYGTQSGAVDMLGDGSIDAAFLGGAVPTGAVTQASSTHDIVFLPFDEERRQELARDYPFFQLATIPADAYSDLTEDYPGLNVGSMHLITYADADEELVYQVTKTMWENRQAIAEKHPAGRAINEANVARNTGTPFHSGAERYYREIGIWPEADG from the coding sequence GTGCGCCAACCTTCCGTCACCGAGGTCCCGTCGATGAAGAACCGCCTGCTCATGCTCCCGTCGGTACTCGTCCCGCCGGCACTCGTGCTTGCGCTTGCCTGCGCGGGCGGAGACGGAGCGGACGGCGGCGCCGGCAACCCGCGGTTCCTCAGCATGGGCACCGCGCCGGTCGGCGGCGCCTTCCCGGTCGTCGGCGGCGCGATCGCCGAAGTGCTGAACGACAACCGCGGAGAGAACAACTGGCGGGTCCAGCCGCGCGGGACGAAGGGCTCGCAGGAGAACATTCGCCGGCTCGCGCGCGGCGAGCTGGAACTTGCCATGTCGAACTCGGCCATCAGCTACTTCGCGGTCCTGGGGGAATCGGGCTGGGAGCAGAGCTACGACATCCGCGCGGTCGCCACGCTGGCGCCGAACATCGCGACGTTCATCGCCAAGGCCGATTCGGGCCTCGCCGCCATGAGCGACCTGGCGGGCAAGCGGGCGATGGTCGGCGTAGCCGGCGCCGGCTTCGAGATGTTCGTCGAGCCGCTGCTGGCGGCGCATGGCGTGACCTACGACGACTTCACCCAGGTCTACGGCACCCAGAGCGGGGCCGTCGACATGCTGGGCGACGGCTCGATCGACGCCGCCTTTCTCGGCGGTGCGGTGCCGACCGGCGCGGTGACCCAGGCCAGCAGTACGCACGACATCGTCTTCCTGCCGTTCGACGAGGAGAGGCGGCAGGAGCTCGCGCGTGACTATCCCTTCTTCCAGCTCGCCACGATTCCCGCCGACGCCTACTCCGATCTCACCGAGGACTACCCCGGCCTCAACGTCGGTTCGATGCACCTGATCACTTACGCCGACGCGGACGAGGAACTCGTCTACCAGGTCACGAAGACCATGTGGGAGAACCGGCAGGCAATCGCCGAGAAGCACCCCGCCGGCCGTGCGATCAACGAGGCGAACGTCGCCCGCAACACCGGCACGCCGTTCCATTCGGGGGCGGAGCGCTACTACCGCGAGATCGGTATCTGGCCCGAAGCGGACGGTTGA
- a CDS encoding TRAP transporter fused permease subunit has product MNEAAERTRRGLIGALGVALCFFVLLEVNFGLLLPQSSLAVFVGLGLLLCFLAFPVHPKLGSNLWLRGLDVLFGLMALAVCAYVVVQTEPAFEHLWSGGRSLGNRAGIETTADIGLGLVGLLLVLEAARRSIGWIVPALGLTFVAHTLYCYFSLRNGWALLPDWLFPHAGQSPRDVVGTTFLQSLGVFGPAASVMFRYVFLFVVFGAFLEMSGATQFIMRFAERVFGTRPGGPAKVAVLSSGLLGSLSGSAVANAVTTGAFTIPMMRSNGFRRHVAAAVEAAAASGGALVPPVMGAGAYMMLEIVEPQVTFLQIVQAALLPAVLFYLSLFLIVHFYSRRVGTPEREGEPPPVRRFDALVFIAGLATLILLLLLRFSPFRAVTGALIVILVLAVLRPEIDLPRRLRRLALGCFAGVALLHQVIWGDLPADPSFRQVFESWLSSGIVAMFGLMAFGLIHRVFRPRILGALTQAARNGIPLVAASACVGVVIGIVQQTGIAADFSAAIKGVVATNLFLALLGIMVTSLVLGMGVPSVVCYLLMATLMGSLLSELGVIPLAAHLFIFYFGMMSMVTPPVALAAYAASSLAQAPVMPTALAAFRFALVGFTLPFMFVYRPALLMMDEGGSSLFASGAAGLPPLVLALGTAVVGIVALASGIGGYLRSELTLPLRVLLLVAAALLLVPDLGGPTLGLVVNGVGALLFAALLVLNRPDRGAGPATSPGT; this is encoded by the coding sequence TTGAACGAGGCCGCCGAGCGCACGCGCCGGGGCCTGATCGGGGCACTCGGCGTCGCCCTGTGCTTCTTCGTTCTGCTCGAGGTGAACTTCGGGCTGCTGCTGCCGCAATCTTCCCTGGCCGTGTTCGTCGGCCTCGGATTGCTGCTCTGCTTCCTCGCCTTTCCGGTTCATCCCAAGCTCGGATCGAACCTCTGGCTGCGGGGCCTGGACGTGCTGTTCGGGCTCATGGCCCTGGCGGTCTGCGCCTACGTCGTCGTGCAGACGGAGCCGGCGTTCGAGCACCTGTGGTCGGGCGGCAGGTCCCTCGGAAACCGGGCCGGCATCGAGACCACGGCGGACATCGGCCTCGGCCTGGTCGGCCTCCTGCTCGTGCTCGAGGCTGCGCGGCGGAGTATCGGCTGGATCGTTCCCGCCCTGGGCCTGACTTTCGTCGCCCACACGCTCTACTGCTACTTCAGCCTGCGCAACGGCTGGGCGCTACTGCCGGACTGGCTGTTTCCCCACGCCGGCCAGAGCCCCCGCGACGTGGTCGGCACGACATTCCTTCAGAGTCTGGGCGTGTTCGGCCCGGCGGCCTCGGTCATGTTCCGCTACGTCTTCCTGTTCGTCGTGTTCGGCGCGTTTCTCGAGATGTCCGGTGCGACCCAGTTCATCATGCGCTTCGCGGAGCGGGTGTTCGGCACCAGGCCGGGCGGACCGGCGAAGGTGGCGGTGCTGAGCAGCGGACTGCTGGGCTCCCTTTCCGGCAGCGCGGTGGCCAACGCGGTGACCACCGGCGCCTTCACGATTCCCATGATGAGGAGCAACGGCTTCAGGCGCCACGTGGCGGCGGCGGTGGAAGCCGCGGCGGCCTCCGGAGGCGCCCTGGTGCCGCCGGTCATGGGCGCCGGCGCCTACATGATGCTCGAGATCGTCGAGCCCCAGGTCACCTTCCTGCAGATCGTGCAGGCGGCCCTGCTGCCGGCCGTCCTTTTCTACCTCTCGCTCTTCCTTATCGTCCACTTCTATTCGCGGCGCGTCGGTACGCCGGAGCGCGAGGGCGAGCCGCCTCCGGTGAGGCGCTTCGACGCGCTGGTCTTCATCGCCGGCCTGGCCACCCTCATCCTGCTCCTGCTGCTGCGGTTCTCGCCGTTTCGCGCGGTGACCGGGGCGCTGATCGTCATCCTGGTGCTGGCGGTGCTGCGACCGGAGATCGACCTTCCGCGCAGGCTGCGCCGCCTGGCCCTCGGCTGTTTCGCCGGCGTGGCCCTTCTGCACCAGGTGATCTGGGGCGACCTTCCAGCGGACCCGTCGTTCCGGCAGGTCTTCGAGTCCTGGCTCTCGTCCGGCATCGTGGCGATGTTCGGGTTGATGGCGTTCGGCCTGATACACCGCGTCTTCCGGCCCCGCATCCTCGGCGCCCTGACCCAGGCGGCGCGCAACGGAATTCCGCTGGTCGCCGCCAGCGCCTGCGTCGGCGTGGTCATCGGCATCGTCCAGCAGACCGGCATCGCGGCGGACTTCTCGGCGGCGATCAAGGGCGTCGTGGCGACGAACCTGTTCCTGGCCCTGCTCGGCATCATGGTCACGTCGCTCGTGCTGGGCATGGGGGTGCCGTCCGTCGTCTGTTACCTGCTGATGGCGACCCTGATGGGTTCCCTTCTCTCGGAACTCGGGGTCATTCCCCTGGCGGCACACCTGTTCATCTTCTATTTCGGGATGATGTCCATGGTGACGCCGCCGGTCGCGCTCGCCGCCTACGCGGCTTCGAGCCTGGCCCAGGCGCCAGTCATGCCGACCGCGCTGGCGGCGTTCCGCTTCGCCCTGGTCGGCTTCACGCTGCCCTTCATGTTCGTCTACCGGCCCGCGCTGCTGATGATGGACGAGGGCGGGTCGAGCCTCTTCGCGTCCGGAGCAGCGGGGCTGCCGCCTCTGGTGCTGGCGCTCGGGACGGCCGTCGTCGGCATCGTGGCCCTGGCCTCCGGGATCGGCGGCTACCTCCGGTCCGAACTCACCCTGCCGCTGCGGGTCCTCCTGCTGGTCGCGGCCGCCCTGCTCCTGGTTCCCGATCTCGGCGGTCCGACCCTCGGGCTCGTCGTGAACGGCGTGGGTGCCCTGCTGTTCGCGGCGCTTCTCGTGTTGAACCGGCCCGACCGCGGCGCCGGTCCAGCGACTAGTCCAGGAACGTGA
- a CDS encoding phenylacetate--CoA ligase family protein encodes MTDRLARSRQRLRARQADRFARMADQVYVHNSFYRAKWRAAGFDSPPTLDDLADLPFTTKDELAADQEANAPWGTNLTFPLDRYVRVHRTSGTAGRPLRWLDTPASWQWFLDCWLAVYEGAGVTSADRVFAAFGFGPFIGFWTAFEAAQQLGCLVQPGGHLSTEQRLQMMRDDGSTVLLSTPTYALRMLESARRLGIDLAGGAVERTIHAGEPGAGVPAVKQQLAAGFGARVFDHAGATEVGAWGVPCGVGENLHILEDEFIVEWIARETGAPRPPVEAAAGEAGADDLGELVLTNLGRIGSPVIRYRTGDVARLRAAGCPSGRPTVYLDGGVVARADDMFIVRGVNIYPSAVEALIREVGGVAEYRATVRRRSRMAEFELEVEPEPGAESRSLRSRLQDLFEERLSLRVPVQIADAGSLPRYELKANRFTFLD; translated from the coding sequence TTGACCGACCGGTTGGCGCGGAGCCGCCAGCGGCTCCGGGCGCGGCAGGCGGATCGCTTCGCCCGCATGGCGGACCAGGTCTACGTGCACAACTCCTTCTACCGCGCAAAGTGGCGGGCCGCGGGCTTCGATTCGCCGCCGACCCTCGACGATCTTGCCGACCTCCCCTTCACCACGAAGGACGAGCTCGCGGCCGACCAGGAGGCGAACGCCCCCTGGGGCACGAACCTCACCTTCCCCCTCGACCGGTACGTCCGCGTTCACCGCACGTCGGGTACCGCCGGCCGCCCGCTTCGATGGCTCGATACGCCGGCGAGCTGGCAGTGGTTCCTGGACTGCTGGCTCGCAGTCTACGAGGGCGCCGGCGTCACCTCCGCGGACCGTGTCTTCGCCGCCTTCGGCTTCGGTCCCTTCATCGGCTTCTGGACCGCGTTCGAGGCCGCGCAGCAGCTCGGCTGCCTGGTCCAGCCGGGCGGCCATCTGAGCACCGAACAGCGGCTGCAGATGATGCGGGACGATGGCAGCACGGTGCTGCTGTCGACGCCCACCTACGCCCTGCGGATGCTCGAGTCGGCCCGCCGACTCGGTATAGACCTCGCCGGCGGCGCCGTCGAGCGGACGATCCACGCCGGCGAACCGGGCGCTGGCGTCCCCGCGGTCAAGCAGCAGCTCGCGGCGGGTTTCGGCGCCCGTGTCTTCGACCACGCCGGCGCGACGGAGGTGGGCGCCTGGGGCGTCCCCTGCGGCGTCGGTGAGAACCTCCACATCCTGGAGGACGAGTTCATCGTCGAGTGGATCGCCCGGGAAACCGGGGCTCCGCGGCCACCGGTCGAGGCGGCCGCGGGCGAAGCCGGCGCCGACGACCTCGGCGAACTCGTCCTGACGAACCTCGGGCGGATCGGCAGTCCGGTCATCCGCTACCGCACCGGCGACGTCGCGCGCCTGCGCGCCGCCGGTTGCCCGAGCGGCCGGCCAACTGTCTACCTGGACGGCGGCGTGGTCGCGCGCGCTGACGACATGTTCATCGTGCGCGGAGTGAACATCTACCCGAGCGCGGTCGAGGCCCTGATCCGGGAGGTGGGCGGCGTCGCGGAGTACCGCGCTACGGTTCGTCGGCGCTCCCGGATGGCCGAGTTCGAACTGGAGGTCGAACCCGAGCCTGGCGCCGAATCCCGAAGTCTCAGGTCCAGGCTCCAGGACCTGTTCGAGGAGCGGCTCAGCCTGAGGGTCCCGGTCCAGATCGCCGACGCCGGTTCGCTCCCCCGGTACGAACTGAAGGCGAACCGCTTCACGTTCCTGGACTAG
- a CDS encoding LLM class F420-dependent oxidoreductase, whose protein sequence is MELGLLAGAFGSQITVDIDRIRQAESNGFTSVWTAEAYGSDAVTTASWILAQTERIKVGTAIMQMPARSPAMTAMTAMTLNQLSGGRFLVGLGPSGPQVIEGWHGVAYGRPLTRTKEYIEIMRKVFAREEPVTHEGYHYQLPYRGEDGTGLGKPLRSILAADTSIPIYTASISPNGLACSAEVADGVFPIWMNPERYDLIEDALERGFAAAGNGKSLDDFKVMPFVTVVMGNDVEQCRTPVKQSMALYIGGMGARDKNFYNDYAKRLGYPDEARAIQDNFLGGKKSEAVGAVPDALVDDVALVGPRERIVDRLAAWKEAAGNGQVASMLLGCRQPEALEAIAEAVL, encoded by the coding sequence ATGGAACTAGGACTGCTCGCTGGCGCCTTCGGCAGCCAGATCACCGTTGACATCGATCGCATTCGGCAGGCGGAAAGCAACGGCTTCACGTCGGTCTGGACCGCGGAGGCGTACGGCTCCGATGCCGTGACAACGGCGTCCTGGATTCTGGCCCAGACGGAGAGGATCAAGGTCGGCACGGCGATCATGCAGATGCCGGCGCGCAGCCCGGCGATGACCGCGATGACCGCGATGACCCTGAACCAGCTCTCCGGCGGGCGCTTCCTGGTCGGTCTCGGACCGTCCGGCCCGCAGGTCATCGAGGGCTGGCACGGCGTCGCCTACGGTCGGCCGCTGACGCGCACGAAGGAGTACATCGAGATCATGCGCAAGGTCTTCGCCCGCGAGGAGCCGGTGACCCACGAGGGCTACCACTACCAGTTGCCCTATCGCGGCGAGGATGGAACGGGTCTCGGCAAGCCGCTCAGGAGCATTCTGGCGGCGGATACCTCGATCCCGATCTACACCGCCTCGATCAGCCCGAACGGCCTGGCCTGCAGCGCCGAGGTCGCGGACGGCGTCTTCCCGATCTGGATGAACCCCGAGCGATATGACCTGATCGAGGACGCCCTCGAACGCGGCTTCGCGGCCGCCGGCAACGGCAAGAGCCTGGACGACTTCAAGGTCATGCCCTTCGTCACCGTCGTCATGGGCAACGACGTGGAGCAGTGCCGCACGCCGGTCAAGCAGAGCATGGCCCTGTACATCGGCGGCATGGGGGCGCGGGACAAGAACTTCTACAACGACTACGCCAAGCGCCTCGGCTACCCGGACGAAGCCCGCGCGATCCAGGACAACTTCCTCGGCGGCAAGAAGAGCGAGGCGGTCGGCGCTGTGCCCGACGCCCTGGTCGACGACGTCGCTCTGGTCGGGCCGCGGGAGCGGATCGTCGACCGGCTCGCGGCCTGGAAGGAAGCCGCCGGCAACGGCCAGGTCGCGTCGATGCTGCTCGGCTGCCGGCAGCCGGAGGCGCTGGAGGCGATCGCGGAGGCGGTGCTGTAG
- a CDS encoding class I SAM-dependent methyltransferase → MKDAASHSVRRHLRIAVDEYDAAIRRFIPGYEEMLAVAAQALAPAAPGPIIDLGAGTGALSEAILESSTAAVVELIDVDGEMLDQARTRLARFGDRARFARASFLEPLPRCRGAAASLALHHIPAMDDKRVLYRRVFQTLEPGGIFVNADATMPGEPVARETTWRGWADHLMAHGIDERRAFEHFEEWSEEDTYFPLEDELSAVASAGFAAECVWHEVGITVVVGRKPG, encoded by the coding sequence ATGAAGGACGCCGCATCCCATTCCGTTCGCCGCCACCTGCGCATCGCCGTCGACGAGTACGACGCGGCGATTCGCCGGTTCATCCCCGGCTACGAGGAGATGCTCGCCGTTGCCGCCCAGGCCCTGGCTCCGGCGGCGCCCGGCCCGATCATCGACCTGGGAGCCGGTACCGGCGCCCTGTCGGAGGCGATCCTCGAATCCTCCACGGCGGCCGTCGTCGAACTCATCGACGTCGACGGCGAGATGCTCGACCAGGCACGAACGCGCCTCGCACGGTTCGGCGACCGGGCCCGCTTCGCCAGGGCCTCTTTCCTGGAACCCCTGCCCCGCTGTCGCGGCGCCGCCGCCTCACTCGCCCTGCATCACATCCCGGCGATGGACGACAAGAGAGTGCTCTACCGTCGTGTGTTCCAGACACTCGAGCCCGGCGGCATCTTCGTCAACGCGGACGCCACGATGCCCGGGGAGCCCGTCGCCCGGGAGACGACCTGGCGCGGCTGGGCCGACCACCTGATGGCCCACGGCATCGACGAGCGGCGCGCCTTCGAGCACTTCGAGGAGTGGTCGGAGGAGGACACCTACTTCCCGCTGGAGGACGAACTGTCCGCCGTCGCGTCGGCCGGCTTCGCGGCGGAGTGCGTCTGGCATGAGGTCGGGATCACGGTCGTCGTGGGCCGCAAGCCCGGCTGA
- the cofH gene encoding 5-amino-6-(D-ribitylamino)uracil--L-tyrosine 4-hydroxyphenyl transferase CofH yields MSPPLSAFLDRRPTPDEARTLARIEPGADLERLLEVAGELRDRGHGGLVSYSRKVFLPLTHLCRDICHYCVFARPPKKGEAAYMPLDSVLSQARLAAQAGCKEALFTLGDKPELRYKAARDGLAELGHETTLSYLREAAERVLLETGLLPHLNPGLMTAEDIEHLRPVGPSMGIMLESVSTRLHEKGQAHYGCPDKVPSRRLETLRLAGEARVPFTSGILIGIGETREERIDALLAMRDLHDEYGHIQEVIVQNFRAKPETRMASAPEPTLEDLLWTIAAARLVLGPEMHIQAPPNLSPGVLPRLVDAGIDDWGGVSPVTPDFVNPEAPWPHLERLAEETAAAGKTLVERLTVYPEWALDGEKWLDDGRGQSREIRRLGGVRTAVLQRVDATGLARTDDWSPGEEIAPPADVLAAVATSPASNGNGAEPHRATGIAPILDRARRGEDLSEDEIARLFAARGPEFSAVCAAADAIRREVNGDTVTYVVNRNINYTNVCYFKCQFCAFSKGKLSENLRGKPYDLELEEVMRRTVEAWQRGATEVCMQGGIHPDYTGETYLGICRAVKEAVPEIHVHAFSPLEVWQGAATLDMALRDYLLRLRDAGLGTLPGTAAEILDDEIRAVICPDKLNTDQWLEVMETAHGVGYRTTATIMYGHVEGPRNWARHLLRLRDLQKRTGGFTEFVPLPFVHMEAPIYLKGRARKGPTFREAVLMHAVARLALHPWFGNVQASWVKMGPQGVKACLEAGVNDLGGTLMNESITRAAGAAHGQELPPSGMEQLIRDAGRVPKQRTTAYGTPPPERVEASFQAAELAAVLNNPAHRYERDGPLRLVRPGLDAS; encoded by the coding sequence ATGTCCCCTCCACTCAGCGCCTTTCTGGACCGTCGCCCGACCCCTGATGAGGCCCGTACGCTCGCCCGCATCGAGCCTGGCGCCGACCTCGAGCGGTTGCTCGAGGTAGCCGGCGAGTTGCGGGATCGGGGCCACGGCGGCCTCGTTTCCTATTCGCGCAAGGTCTTTCTGCCGCTGACCCACCTGTGCCGAGACATCTGCCACTACTGCGTCTTCGCCCGGCCGCCGAAGAAGGGCGAGGCGGCGTACATGCCGCTCGACTCCGTGCTAAGCCAGGCCCGCCTGGCCGCCCAGGCAGGTTGCAAGGAAGCGCTGTTCACGCTCGGCGACAAGCCGGAATTACGGTACAAGGCCGCCCGCGACGGCCTGGCCGAGCTGGGCCACGAGACGACTCTTTCCTACCTGCGGGAGGCGGCAGAGCGGGTGCTGCTCGAGACGGGCCTTCTGCCCCACCTCAACCCTGGGCTGATGACGGCTGAAGACATCGAGCATCTGCGCCCCGTGGGCCCGTCCATGGGCATCATGCTCGAGAGCGTTTCCACGCGGCTGCACGAGAAAGGTCAGGCGCACTACGGCTGTCCGGACAAAGTCCCGTCGAGGCGCCTCGAGACCCTGCGGCTCGCCGGCGAGGCCCGCGTGCCCTTCACCTCCGGCATCCTGATCGGTATCGGCGAGACCCGCGAGGAACGGATCGACGCCCTGCTCGCCATGCGCGACCTGCACGACGAGTACGGCCACATCCAGGAAGTCATCGTCCAGAACTTCCGGGCCAAGCCAGAGACCCGGATGGCCAGCGCGCCCGAGCCCACGCTGGAGGACCTGCTCTGGACGATCGCCGCCGCGAGGCTGGTGCTCGGGCCGGAGATGCACATCCAGGCGCCGCCCAACCTGAGCCCCGGCGTGCTGCCGCGGCTCGTCGACGCCGGTATCGACGACTGGGGCGGCGTATCGCCCGTGACGCCCGACTTCGTCAACCCCGAGGCGCCCTGGCCACACCTGGAGCGCCTCGCGGAGGAGACGGCCGCCGCCGGCAAGACGCTGGTCGAGAGGCTGACGGTGTACCCCGAATGGGCGCTCGACGGGGAGAAGTGGCTGGATGACGGCCGCGGCCAGAGCCGGGAGATCAGGCGGCTGGGTGGCGTCCGCACGGCGGTGCTGCAACGGGTCGACGCCACCGGCCTCGCCCGCACGGACGACTGGTCTCCGGGAGAAGAGATCGCGCCGCCGGCTGACGTCCTCGCCGCGGTGGCGACCTCCCCCGCCTCGAACGGCAACGGCGCGGAGCCACACCGTGCGACGGGCATCGCTCCCATTCTCGACCGCGCGCGGAGGGGCGAGGACCTCTCGGAGGACGAGATCGCCCGGCTGTTCGCGGCGCGGGGACCGGAGTTCTCCGCCGTCTGCGCCGCCGCGGACGCGATCCGGCGCGAAGTGAACGGCGACACGGTGACCTACGTCGTCAACCGGAACATCAACTACACGAACGTCTGCTACTTCAAGTGCCAGTTCTGCGCCTTCTCCAAGGGCAAGCTGAGCGAGAACCTGCGCGGCAAGCCGTACGACCTGGAACTCGAGGAGGTCATGCGCCGTACCGTCGAGGCCTGGCAGCGGGGCGCGACGGAAGTCTGCATGCAGGGCGGAATTCACCCCGACTACACCGGCGAGACCTACCTGGGCATCTGCCGCGCGGTGAAGGAGGCCGTGCCGGAAATCCACGTCCACGCCTTCTCCCCGCTCGAGGTCTGGCAGGGCGCGGCGACGCTCGACATGGCGCTTCGCGACTACCTGCTCCGCCTCCGGGACGCCGGGCTCGGGACCCTCCCGGGGACCGCTGCCGAGATCCTGGACGACGAGATCCGCGCCGTCATCTGCCCCGACAAGCTGAACACGGACCAGTGGCTCGAGGTCATGGAGACCGCCCACGGCGTCGGCTACCGGACGACGGCGACAATCATGTACGGCCATGTCGAGGGTCCCCGGAACTGGGCCCGGCATCTGCTCCGGCTGCGGGACCTGCAGAAACGGACGGGCGGTTTCACCGAGTTCGTGCCCCTGCCCTTCGTCCACATGGAGGCGCCGATCTACCTCAAGGGCCGCGCCCGCAAGGGACCGACCTTCCGCGAGGCGGTTCTCATGCACGCAGTGGCCCGGCTGGCGCTTCACCCCTGGTTCGGGAACGTCCAGGCCTCCTGGGTCAAGATGGGGCCGCAGGGGGTCAAGGCCTGCCTCGAGGCGGGGGTGAACGACCTGGGCGGCACCCTGATGAACGAGAGCATCACCCGGGCGGCCGGCGCCGCCCACGGACAGGAACTGCCGCCGTCCGGGATGGAGCAGCTTATCCGCGACGCCGGCCGCGTGCCGAAGCAGCGGACGACCGCCTACGGAACGCCGCCGCCCGAACGCGTCGAGGCGTCGTTCCAGGCAGCGGAGCTGGCCGCAGTGCTGAACAACCCGGCCCACCGCTACGAGCGCGACGGTCCGTTGCGCCTCGTCCGTCCGGGCCTGGACGCTTCCTGA
- the cofC gene encoding 2-phospho-L-lactate guanylyltransferase, with translation MNAGSLWAVLPVKAWSEAKRRLSPVLSTGEREELAQSMLDDVLAAIAGVPDVTGTLAVTADGVAATYLEEAGCEVLSEPRRGLNRALGTAAEELGRRGEATMLVLPIDLPLVTAADLEELRARHLEDRSSQGDDSAPGPAVTVAPDRFRSGTNALVCSPPGCIPFRFGDGSFRAHLREAERAGAAHSSIVLANLGLDVDHPDDLAELLRLDRAGREGRTGRLLRGLGVPERLERPLKRD, from the coding sequence GTGAACGCCGGCAGTCTCTGGGCGGTCCTGCCGGTCAAGGCCTGGTCCGAGGCCAAGCGGAGGCTGTCGCCCGTCCTCAGCACCGGTGAGCGGGAGGAACTGGCCCAATCGATGCTCGACGACGTGCTTGCCGCGATCGCGGGCGTGCCCGACGTCACGGGCACGCTTGCCGTGACCGCGGACGGCGTCGCGGCAACGTACCTGGAGGAAGCCGGTTGCGAGGTCCTGTCCGAGCCCAGGCGAGGCCTGAACCGGGCGCTCGGTACGGCCGCCGAGGAACTCGGGCGCCGCGGTGAGGCGACGATGCTGGTGCTGCCGATCGATCTGCCGCTGGTGACGGCGGCGGACCTGGAGGAACTCCGCGCCCGGCACCTCGAGGATCGGAGCAGCCAGGGGGACGACTCGGCGCCGGGACCGGCGGTGACCGTCGCCCCCGACCGCTTCCGATCGGGGACGAATGCTCTTGTCTGTTCGCCGCCGGGCTGCATCCCGTTCCGCTTCGGCGACGGCAGCTTCCGTGCGCACCTGCGGGAAGCCGAGCGGGCCGGAGCGGCTCACTCCAGCATCGTCCTGGCGAACCTGGGACTCGACGTGGACCATCCGGACGACCTGGCCGAACTGCTGCGGCTCGACCGTGCCGGCCGGGAGGGCCGGACCGGCCGACTCCTGCGCGGACTCGGCGTGCCGGAACGGCTGGAGCGCCCGCTGAAGCGGGACTGA
- the cofD gene encoding 2-phospho-L-lactate transferase yields MTKDSPRHCVALSGGVGGAKLALGLSRVLPGDSLTVVCNTADDFDHLGLRICPDLDTVMYTLGGISNRDTGWGQAHETWSFLEALSHLGGETWFRLGDRDLATHVERTRRLRAGESLTEVTAALCGALGIAARVQPMSDDPVRTVVLTETGELSFQHYFVRDGCAPTVSGFRFDGIDTARPAPAFLQALEDHTTAAILVCPSNPFVSVDPVLALDGVEVALRRAAAPVVAVSPIVGGAAIKGPAAKMMAELGMPVTPVEVARHYRQRDLLDGFVIDHADAGQAAEIEDLGLLTLVTGTVMETLADRERLATETIDFARGLDTRRGDRAETAPPEPSA; encoded by the coding sequence ATGACGAAGGACTCCCCGAGACACTGCGTGGCTCTTTCGGGCGGCGTCGGCGGCGCCAAGCTGGCGCTCGGGCTGTCGCGGGTGCTGCCCGGGGACTCGCTGACCGTCGTCTGCAACACGGCCGACGACTTCGATCACCTGGGTCTTCGGATCTGCCCGGATCTCGACACGGTGATGTACACGCTGGGCGGCATCTCGAACCGCGACACCGGCTGGGGTCAGGCCCACGAAACCTGGTCCTTCCTGGAAGCGCTCTCTCACCTCGGCGGCGAGACCTGGTTTCGGCTCGGCGACCGCGATCTGGCGACCCACGTGGAGCGAACGCGACGTCTCCGCGCCGGCGAGTCCCTGACCGAGGTCACCGCCGCCCTCTGCGGAGCGCTCGGCATCGCCGCCCGCGTGCAGCCGATGAGCGACGACCCGGTGCGCACGGTCGTGCTGACGGAGACCGGCGAACTCAGCTTTCAGCACTACTTCGTTCGCGATGGCTGCGCCCCGACCGTCTCCGGGTTTCGCTTCGACGGGATCGACACGGCCCGACCGGCGCCCGCCTTCCTCCAGGCGCTGGAGGACCACACGACCGCGGCGATCCTCGTCTGCCCCTCGAACCCCTTCGTCAGCGTCGATCCCGTCCTCGCCCTCGACGGCGTCGAGGTCGCGCTTCGGCGAGCGGCCGCGCCCGTGGTCGCGGTCTCGCCGATCGTCGGCGGCGCGGCGATCAAGGGACCGGCCGCCAAGATGATGGCGGAACTCGGGATGCCGGTCACGCCGGTCGAGGTTGCCCGCCACTACCGGCAACGGGACCTCCTCGACGGCTTCGTGATCGATCACGCCGATGCCGGCCAGGCTGCGGAGATCGAGGATCTCGGCCTTCTCACCCTGGTGACCGGCACAGTGATGGAAACGCTGGCCGACCGGGAACGCCTGGCCACGGAGACCATCGACTTCGCCCGCGGGCTCGACACCCGGCGAGGCGACAGGGCGGAAACCGCGCCGCCGGAACCGTCCGCGTGA